From Erinaceus europaeus chromosome 9, mEriEur2.1, whole genome shotgun sequence, one genomic window encodes:
- the UNC5A gene encoding netrin receptor UNC5A isoform X1 yields MALLPGLWPALLGIVLAARLRGSGAQQSATAANPVPGGPPDLLPHFLLEPEDVYIVKNKPVLLACKATPATQIFFKCNSEWVRQADHVIERSADAASGLPAMEVRINVSRQQVEKVFGLEEYWCQCVAWSTSGTTKSQKAYIRIAYLRKNFEQEPQAKEVALEQGVVLPCRPPEGIPLAEVEWLRNEDPVDPALDPNVYITREHSLVVRRARLADTANYTCVAKNIVARRRSASAAVTVYVNGGWSTWTEWSVCSASCGRGWQKRSRSCTNPAPLNGGAFCEGQNVQKTACATLCPVDGSWSPWSKWSACGLDCTHWRSRECADPAPRNGGEDCPGAGLDTRNCTSDLCAPTTSGPEDVALYVGLIAVAVCLLLLLLVLVLVYCRKKEGLDSDVADSSILTSGFQPVSIKPSKADNPHLLTIQPDLSTTTTTYQGSLCPRQDGPGPKFQLSNGHLLSPLGSGRHTLHHSSPTSEAEDFVARLSTQSYFRSLPRGVSNMAYGTFNFLGGRLMIPNTGVSLLIPPDAIPRGKIYEVYLTLHKPEDVRLPLAGGQTLLSPIVSCGPPGVLLTRPVILAMDHCGEPGPDSWSLHLKKQSCEGSWEDVLHLGEEAPSHLYYCQLDAGACYVFTEQLGRFALVGEALSVAAAKRLKLLLFAPLACTSLEYNIRVYCLHDTHEAVKEVVQLEKQLGGQLIQEPRELRFKDSYHNLRLSVHDVPSSLWKSKLLVSYQVRGCAWHARGSGTADPSVHLCVGSPQEIPFYHIWNGTQPHQHCTFTLERVSPNTSELACKVWVWQVEGDGQSFNINLNITKDTRFSELLALESEGGVPALVGPSAFKIPFLIRQKIITSLDPPCSRSADWRTLAQKLHLDSHLSFFASKPSPTAMILNLWEARHFPNGNLSQLAAAVAGLGQPNAGLFTVSEAEC; encoded by the exons GTGCCCAGCAGAGCGCCACAGCGGCCAACCCCGTGCCAGGCGGGCCCCCCGACCTGCTGCCCCACTTCCTGCTGGAGCCCGAGGACGTGTACATCGTGAAGAACAAGCCGGTACTGCTGGCCTGCAAGGCCACGCCCGCCACGCAGATCTTCTTCAAGTGCAACAGCGAGTGGGTGCGCCAGGCTGACCATGTCATTGAACGCAGCGCAGACGCGGCCAGCG GGCTGCCAGCCATGGAGGTGAGAATCAACGTATCCAGGCAGCAGGTGGAGAAGGTGTTTGGGCTGGAGGAGTACTGGTGCCAGTGCGTGGCCTGGAGCACGTCGGGTACCACCAAGAGCCAGAAGGCCTACATCCGCATCGCCT ACTTGCGCAAGAACTTTGAGCAGGAGCCGCAGGCCAAGGAGGTGGCCCTGGAGCAGGGGGTTGTGCTGCCCTGCCGCCCACCCGAGGGCATCCCCCTGGCCGAG GTGGAGTGGCTGCGGAATGAGGACCCGGTGGACCCGGCGCTGGACCCCAATGTGTACATCACGCGGGAGCACAGCCTGGTGGTGAGGCGGGCACGCCTGGCGGACACGGCTAACTACACCTGCGTGGCCAAGAACATCGTGGCCCGCCGTCGCAGTGCCTCGGCCGCTGTCACCGTCTACG TGAACGGTGGGTGGTCGACGTGGACCGAGTGGTCTGTCTGCAGCGCCAGCTGTGGGCGCGGCTGGCAGAAACGGAGTCGCAGCTGCACCAACCCGGCGCCTCTCAACGGGGGCGCCTTCTGTGAGGGGCAGAATGTGCAGAAAACGGCGTGCGCCACCCTGTGCCCAG TGGACGGCAGCTGGAGCCCTTGGAGCAAGTGGTCAGCCTGCGGGCTGGATTGCACGCACTGGCGGAGCCGCGAGTGCGCTGACCCGGCGCCCCGCAACGGAGGCGAAGACTGCCCAGGGGCAGGCCTGGACACCCGAAACTGCACCAGCGACCTCTGCGCGCCCA CCACATCCGGCCCCGAGGACGTGGCCTTATACGTGGGCCTCATCGCTGTGGCCGTgtgcctcctgctgctgctgctggtgctggtCCTGGTGTACTGTCGAAAGAAGGAGGGGCTAGACTCCGACGTGGCTGACTCCTCCATCCTCACCTCGGGCTTCCAGCCCGTCAGCATCAAGCCCAGCAAAGCAG ACAACCCGCACCTACTCACCATCCAGCCCgacctcagcaccaccaccaccacctaccaGGGCAGCCTGTGCCCCCGGCAGGATGGGCCGGGCCCCAAGTTCCAGCTCAGCAACGGCCACCTGCTGAGCCCACTGGGCAGTGGCCGACACACACTACACCACAGCTCCCCCACCTCCGAGGCCGAGGACTTTGTTGCCCGCCTGTCCACCCAGAGCTACTTCCGCTCCTTGCCACGAGGTGTCAGCAACATGGCCTACGGGACCTTCAACTTCCTGGGGGGCCGACTGATGATCCCCAACACAG GCGTCAGTCTCCTCATCCCCCCAGACGCCATCCCACGGGGCAAGATCTACGAGGTCTACCTCACACTGCACAAGCCGGAGGACGTGAG GTTGCCCCTAGCTGGCGGCCAGACCCTGCTGAGTCCCATCGTTAGCTGTGGGCCCCCCGGGGTGCTGCTCACCAGGCCCGTCATCCTCGCCATGGACCACTGTGGGGAGCCTGGCCCCGACAGCTGGAGCCTGCACCTCAAGAAGCAGTCATGCGAGGGCAGCTGGGAG GACGTGCTGCACTTGGGCGAGGAGGCGCCCTCCCACCTCTACTACTGCCAGCTGGATGCAGGCGCCTGCTATGTGTTCACGGAGCAGCTGGGCCGCTTCGCCTTGGTGGGGGAGGCCCTCAGCGTGGCGGCTGCCAAACGTCTCAAGCTGCTGCTGTTTGCGCCACTGGCCTGCACCTCCCTGGAATACAACATCCGGGTCTACTGCCTGCATGACACACATGAGGCGGTCAAG GAAGTGGTGCAGCTGGAGAAGCAGCTGGGCGGGCAGCTGATCCAGGAGCCTCGTGAGCTGCGTTTCAAGGACAGCTACCACAACCTGCGACTGTCCGTGCACGACGTGCCCAGTTCCCTGTGGAAGAGCAAGCTGCTCGTCAGCTACCAGGTGAGGGGCTGTGCCTGGCATGCACGGGGCTCGGGCACGGCTGACCCATCTGTCCATCTGTGTGTCGGTTCCCCGCAGGAGATTCCCTTCTACCACATCTGGAATGGCACGCAGCCCCACCAGCACTGTACCTTCACCCTGGAGCGCGTCAGCCCCAACACCAGCGAGCTGGCCTGCAAGGTGTGGGTGTGGCAGGTGGAGGGCGATGGGCAGAGCTTCAATATCAACCTCAACATCACCAAG GACACGAGATTCTCTGAGCTGCTGGCGCTGGAGAGCGAAGGAGGAGTCCCAGCCCTGGTGGGGCCCAGTGCCTTCAAGATCCCCTTCCTCATTCGGCAGAAGATCATTACCAGCCTGGACCCACCCTGCAGCCGGAGCGCCGACTGGCGGACTCTGGCCCAGAAACTCCACCTGGACAG ccatcTCAGCTTCTTTGCCTCCAAGCCCAGCCCCACCGCCATGATCCTCAACCTGTGGGAGGCGCGGCACTTCCCCAACGGCAACCTCAGCCAGCTGGCCGCTGCAGTGGCCGGGCTGGGCCAGCCAAATGCCGGGCTCTTCACAGTGTCGGAGGCCGAGTGCTGA
- the UNC5A gene encoding netrin receptor UNC5A isoform X2, with product MALLPGLWPALLGIVLAARLRGSGAQQSATAANPVPGGPPDLLPHFLLEPEDVYIVKNKPVLLACKATPATQIFFKCNSEWVRQADHVIERSADAASGLPAMEVRINVSRQQVEKVFGLEEYWCQCVAWSTSGTTKSQKAYIRIAYLRKNFEQEPQAKEVALEQGVVLPCRPPEGIPLAEVEWLRNEDPVDPALDPNVYITREHSLVVRRARLADTANYTCVAKNIVARRRSASAAVTVYVNGGWSTWTEWSVCSASCGRGWQKRSRSCTNPAPLNGGAFCEGQNVQKTACATLCPVDGSWSPWSKWSACGLDCTHWRSRECADPAPRNGGEDCPGAGLDTRNCTSDLCAPTTSGPEDVALYVGLIAVAVCLLLLLLVLVLVYCRKKEGLDSDVADSSILTSGFQPVSIKPSKADNPHLLTIQPDLSTTTTTYQGSLCPRQDGPGPKFQLSNGHLLSPLGSGRHTLHHSSPTSEAEDFVARLSTQSYFRSLPRGVSNMAYGTFNFLGGRLMIPNTGVSLLIPPDAIPRGKIYEVYLTLHKPEDVRLPLAGGQTLLSPIVSCGPPGVLLTRPVILAMDHCGEPGPDSWSLHLKKQSCEGSWEDVLHLGEEAPSHLYYCQLDAGACYVFTEQLGRFALVGEALSVAAAKRLKLLLFAPLACTSLEYNIRVYCLHDTHEAVKEVVQLEKQLGGQLIQEPRELRFKDSYHNLRLSVHDVPSSLWKSKLLVSYQEIPFYHIWNGTQPHQHCTFTLERVSPNTSELACKVWVWQVEGDGQSFNINLNITKDTRFSELLALESEGGVPALVGPSAFKIPFLIRQKIITSLDPPCSRSADWRTLAQKLHLDSHLSFFASKPSPTAMILNLWEARHFPNGNLSQLAAAVAGLGQPNAGLFTVSEAEC from the exons GTGCCCAGCAGAGCGCCACAGCGGCCAACCCCGTGCCAGGCGGGCCCCCCGACCTGCTGCCCCACTTCCTGCTGGAGCCCGAGGACGTGTACATCGTGAAGAACAAGCCGGTACTGCTGGCCTGCAAGGCCACGCCCGCCACGCAGATCTTCTTCAAGTGCAACAGCGAGTGGGTGCGCCAGGCTGACCATGTCATTGAACGCAGCGCAGACGCGGCCAGCG GGCTGCCAGCCATGGAGGTGAGAATCAACGTATCCAGGCAGCAGGTGGAGAAGGTGTTTGGGCTGGAGGAGTACTGGTGCCAGTGCGTGGCCTGGAGCACGTCGGGTACCACCAAGAGCCAGAAGGCCTACATCCGCATCGCCT ACTTGCGCAAGAACTTTGAGCAGGAGCCGCAGGCCAAGGAGGTGGCCCTGGAGCAGGGGGTTGTGCTGCCCTGCCGCCCACCCGAGGGCATCCCCCTGGCCGAG GTGGAGTGGCTGCGGAATGAGGACCCGGTGGACCCGGCGCTGGACCCCAATGTGTACATCACGCGGGAGCACAGCCTGGTGGTGAGGCGGGCACGCCTGGCGGACACGGCTAACTACACCTGCGTGGCCAAGAACATCGTGGCCCGCCGTCGCAGTGCCTCGGCCGCTGTCACCGTCTACG TGAACGGTGGGTGGTCGACGTGGACCGAGTGGTCTGTCTGCAGCGCCAGCTGTGGGCGCGGCTGGCAGAAACGGAGTCGCAGCTGCACCAACCCGGCGCCTCTCAACGGGGGCGCCTTCTGTGAGGGGCAGAATGTGCAGAAAACGGCGTGCGCCACCCTGTGCCCAG TGGACGGCAGCTGGAGCCCTTGGAGCAAGTGGTCAGCCTGCGGGCTGGATTGCACGCACTGGCGGAGCCGCGAGTGCGCTGACCCGGCGCCCCGCAACGGAGGCGAAGACTGCCCAGGGGCAGGCCTGGACACCCGAAACTGCACCAGCGACCTCTGCGCGCCCA CCACATCCGGCCCCGAGGACGTGGCCTTATACGTGGGCCTCATCGCTGTGGCCGTgtgcctcctgctgctgctgctggtgctggtCCTGGTGTACTGTCGAAAGAAGGAGGGGCTAGACTCCGACGTGGCTGACTCCTCCATCCTCACCTCGGGCTTCCAGCCCGTCAGCATCAAGCCCAGCAAAGCAG ACAACCCGCACCTACTCACCATCCAGCCCgacctcagcaccaccaccaccacctaccaGGGCAGCCTGTGCCCCCGGCAGGATGGGCCGGGCCCCAAGTTCCAGCTCAGCAACGGCCACCTGCTGAGCCCACTGGGCAGTGGCCGACACACACTACACCACAGCTCCCCCACCTCCGAGGCCGAGGACTTTGTTGCCCGCCTGTCCACCCAGAGCTACTTCCGCTCCTTGCCACGAGGTGTCAGCAACATGGCCTACGGGACCTTCAACTTCCTGGGGGGCCGACTGATGATCCCCAACACAG GCGTCAGTCTCCTCATCCCCCCAGACGCCATCCCACGGGGCAAGATCTACGAGGTCTACCTCACACTGCACAAGCCGGAGGACGTGAG GTTGCCCCTAGCTGGCGGCCAGACCCTGCTGAGTCCCATCGTTAGCTGTGGGCCCCCCGGGGTGCTGCTCACCAGGCCCGTCATCCTCGCCATGGACCACTGTGGGGAGCCTGGCCCCGACAGCTGGAGCCTGCACCTCAAGAAGCAGTCATGCGAGGGCAGCTGGGAG GACGTGCTGCACTTGGGCGAGGAGGCGCCCTCCCACCTCTACTACTGCCAGCTGGATGCAGGCGCCTGCTATGTGTTCACGGAGCAGCTGGGCCGCTTCGCCTTGGTGGGGGAGGCCCTCAGCGTGGCGGCTGCCAAACGTCTCAAGCTGCTGCTGTTTGCGCCACTGGCCTGCACCTCCCTGGAATACAACATCCGGGTCTACTGCCTGCATGACACACATGAGGCGGTCAAG GAAGTGGTGCAGCTGGAGAAGCAGCTGGGCGGGCAGCTGATCCAGGAGCCTCGTGAGCTGCGTTTCAAGGACAGCTACCACAACCTGCGACTGTCCGTGCACGACGTGCCCAGTTCCCTGTGGAAGAGCAAGCTGCTCGTCAGCTACCAG GAGATTCCCTTCTACCACATCTGGAATGGCACGCAGCCCCACCAGCACTGTACCTTCACCCTGGAGCGCGTCAGCCCCAACACCAGCGAGCTGGCCTGCAAGGTGTGGGTGTGGCAGGTGGAGGGCGATGGGCAGAGCTTCAATATCAACCTCAACATCACCAAG GACACGAGATTCTCTGAGCTGCTGGCGCTGGAGAGCGAAGGAGGAGTCCCAGCCCTGGTGGGGCCCAGTGCCTTCAAGATCCCCTTCCTCATTCGGCAGAAGATCATTACCAGCCTGGACCCACCCTGCAGCCGGAGCGCCGACTGGCGGACTCTGGCCCAGAAACTCCACCTGGACAG ccatcTCAGCTTCTTTGCCTCCAAGCCCAGCCCCACCGCCATGATCCTCAACCTGTGGGAGGCGCGGCACTTCCCCAACGGCAACCTCAGCCAGCTGGCCGCTGCAGTGGCCGGGCTGGGCCAGCCAAATGCCGGGCTCTTCACAGTGTCGGAGGCCGAGTGCTGA
- the UNC5A gene encoding netrin receptor UNC5A isoform X3 → MALLPGLWPALLGIVLAARLRGSGAQQSATAANPVPGGPPDLLPHFLLEPEDVYIVKNKPVLLACKATPATQIFFKCNSEWVRQADHVIERSADAASGLPAMEVRINVSRQQVEKVFGLEEYWCQCVAWSTSGTTKSQKAYIRIAYLRKNFEQEPQAKEVALEQGVVLPCRPPEGIPLAEVEWLRNEDPVDPALDPNVYITREHSLVVRRARLADTANYTCVAKNIVARRRSASAAVTVYVDGSWSPWSKWSACGLDCTHWRSRECADPAPRNGGEDCPGAGLDTRNCTSDLCAPTTSGPEDVALYVGLIAVAVCLLLLLLVLVLVYCRKKEGLDSDVADSSILTSGFQPVSIKPSKADNPHLLTIQPDLSTTTTTYQGSLCPRQDGPGPKFQLSNGHLLSPLGSGRHTLHHSSPTSEAEDFVARLSTQSYFRSLPRGVSNMAYGTFNFLGGRLMIPNTGVSLLIPPDAIPRGKIYEVYLTLHKPEDVRLPLAGGQTLLSPIVSCGPPGVLLTRPVILAMDHCGEPGPDSWSLHLKKQSCEGSWEDVLHLGEEAPSHLYYCQLDAGACYVFTEQLGRFALVGEALSVAAAKRLKLLLFAPLACTSLEYNIRVYCLHDTHEAVKEVVQLEKQLGGQLIQEPRELRFKDSYHNLRLSVHDVPSSLWKSKLLVSYQVRGCAWHARGSGTADPSVHLCVGSPQEIPFYHIWNGTQPHQHCTFTLERVSPNTSELACKVWVWQVEGDGQSFNINLNITKDTRFSELLALESEGGVPALVGPSAFKIPFLIRQKIITSLDPPCSRSADWRTLAQKLHLDSHLSFFASKPSPTAMILNLWEARHFPNGNLSQLAAAVAGLGQPNAGLFTVSEAEC, encoded by the exons GTGCCCAGCAGAGCGCCACAGCGGCCAACCCCGTGCCAGGCGGGCCCCCCGACCTGCTGCCCCACTTCCTGCTGGAGCCCGAGGACGTGTACATCGTGAAGAACAAGCCGGTACTGCTGGCCTGCAAGGCCACGCCCGCCACGCAGATCTTCTTCAAGTGCAACAGCGAGTGGGTGCGCCAGGCTGACCATGTCATTGAACGCAGCGCAGACGCGGCCAGCG GGCTGCCAGCCATGGAGGTGAGAATCAACGTATCCAGGCAGCAGGTGGAGAAGGTGTTTGGGCTGGAGGAGTACTGGTGCCAGTGCGTGGCCTGGAGCACGTCGGGTACCACCAAGAGCCAGAAGGCCTACATCCGCATCGCCT ACTTGCGCAAGAACTTTGAGCAGGAGCCGCAGGCCAAGGAGGTGGCCCTGGAGCAGGGGGTTGTGCTGCCCTGCCGCCCACCCGAGGGCATCCCCCTGGCCGAG GTGGAGTGGCTGCGGAATGAGGACCCGGTGGACCCGGCGCTGGACCCCAATGTGTACATCACGCGGGAGCACAGCCTGGTGGTGAGGCGGGCACGCCTGGCGGACACGGCTAACTACACCTGCGTGGCCAAGAACATCGTGGCCCGCCGTCGCAGTGCCTCGGCCGCTGTCACCGTCTACG TGGACGGCAGCTGGAGCCCTTGGAGCAAGTGGTCAGCCTGCGGGCTGGATTGCACGCACTGGCGGAGCCGCGAGTGCGCTGACCCGGCGCCCCGCAACGGAGGCGAAGACTGCCCAGGGGCAGGCCTGGACACCCGAAACTGCACCAGCGACCTCTGCGCGCCCA CCACATCCGGCCCCGAGGACGTGGCCTTATACGTGGGCCTCATCGCTGTGGCCGTgtgcctcctgctgctgctgctggtgctggtCCTGGTGTACTGTCGAAAGAAGGAGGGGCTAGACTCCGACGTGGCTGACTCCTCCATCCTCACCTCGGGCTTCCAGCCCGTCAGCATCAAGCCCAGCAAAGCAG ACAACCCGCACCTACTCACCATCCAGCCCgacctcagcaccaccaccaccacctaccaGGGCAGCCTGTGCCCCCGGCAGGATGGGCCGGGCCCCAAGTTCCAGCTCAGCAACGGCCACCTGCTGAGCCCACTGGGCAGTGGCCGACACACACTACACCACAGCTCCCCCACCTCCGAGGCCGAGGACTTTGTTGCCCGCCTGTCCACCCAGAGCTACTTCCGCTCCTTGCCACGAGGTGTCAGCAACATGGCCTACGGGACCTTCAACTTCCTGGGGGGCCGACTGATGATCCCCAACACAG GCGTCAGTCTCCTCATCCCCCCAGACGCCATCCCACGGGGCAAGATCTACGAGGTCTACCTCACACTGCACAAGCCGGAGGACGTGAG GTTGCCCCTAGCTGGCGGCCAGACCCTGCTGAGTCCCATCGTTAGCTGTGGGCCCCCCGGGGTGCTGCTCACCAGGCCCGTCATCCTCGCCATGGACCACTGTGGGGAGCCTGGCCCCGACAGCTGGAGCCTGCACCTCAAGAAGCAGTCATGCGAGGGCAGCTGGGAG GACGTGCTGCACTTGGGCGAGGAGGCGCCCTCCCACCTCTACTACTGCCAGCTGGATGCAGGCGCCTGCTATGTGTTCACGGAGCAGCTGGGCCGCTTCGCCTTGGTGGGGGAGGCCCTCAGCGTGGCGGCTGCCAAACGTCTCAAGCTGCTGCTGTTTGCGCCACTGGCCTGCACCTCCCTGGAATACAACATCCGGGTCTACTGCCTGCATGACACACATGAGGCGGTCAAG GAAGTGGTGCAGCTGGAGAAGCAGCTGGGCGGGCAGCTGATCCAGGAGCCTCGTGAGCTGCGTTTCAAGGACAGCTACCACAACCTGCGACTGTCCGTGCACGACGTGCCCAGTTCCCTGTGGAAGAGCAAGCTGCTCGTCAGCTACCAGGTGAGGGGCTGTGCCTGGCATGCACGGGGCTCGGGCACGGCTGACCCATCTGTCCATCTGTGTGTCGGTTCCCCGCAGGAGATTCCCTTCTACCACATCTGGAATGGCACGCAGCCCCACCAGCACTGTACCTTCACCCTGGAGCGCGTCAGCCCCAACACCAGCGAGCTGGCCTGCAAGGTGTGGGTGTGGCAGGTGGAGGGCGATGGGCAGAGCTTCAATATCAACCTCAACATCACCAAG GACACGAGATTCTCTGAGCTGCTGGCGCTGGAGAGCGAAGGAGGAGTCCCAGCCCTGGTGGGGCCCAGTGCCTTCAAGATCCCCTTCCTCATTCGGCAGAAGATCATTACCAGCCTGGACCCACCCTGCAGCCGGAGCGCCGACTGGCGGACTCTGGCCCAGAAACTCCACCTGGACAG ccatcTCAGCTTCTTTGCCTCCAAGCCCAGCCCCACCGCCATGATCCTCAACCTGTGGGAGGCGCGGCACTTCCCCAACGGCAACCTCAGCCAGCTGGCCGCTGCAGTGGCCGGGCTGGGCCAGCCAAATGCCGGGCTCTTCACAGTGTCGGAGGCCGAGTGCTGA
- the UNC5A gene encoding netrin receptor UNC5A isoform X4 → MALLPGLWPALLGIVLAARLRGSGAQQSATAANPVPGGPPDLLPHFLLEPEDVYIVKNKPVLLACKATPATQIFFKCNSEWVRQADHVIERSADAASGLPAMEVRINVSRQQVEKVFGLEEYWCQCVAWSTSGTTKSQKAYIRIAYLRKNFEQEPQAKEVALEQGVVLPCRPPEGIPLAEVEWLRNEDPVDPALDPNVYITREHSLVVRRARLADTANYTCVAKNIVARRRSASAAVTVYVDGSWSPWSKWSACGLDCTHWRSRECADPAPRNGGEDCPGAGLDTRNCTSDLCAPTTSGPEDVALYVGLIAVAVCLLLLLLVLVLVYCRKKEGLDSDVADSSILTSGFQPVSIKPSKADNPHLLTIQPDLSTTTTTYQGSLCPRQDGPGPKFQLSNGHLLSPLGSGRHTLHHSSPTSEAEDFVARLSTQSYFRSLPRGVSNMAYGTFNFLGGRLMIPNTGVSLLIPPDAIPRGKIYEVYLTLHKPEDVRLPLAGGQTLLSPIVSCGPPGVLLTRPVILAMDHCGEPGPDSWSLHLKKQSCEGSWEDVLHLGEEAPSHLYYCQLDAGACYVFTEQLGRFALVGEALSVAAAKRLKLLLFAPLACTSLEYNIRVYCLHDTHEAVKEVVQLEKQLGGQLIQEPRELRFKDSYHNLRLSVHDVPSSLWKSKLLVSYQEIPFYHIWNGTQPHQHCTFTLERVSPNTSELACKVWVWQVEGDGQSFNINLNITKDTRFSELLALESEGGVPALVGPSAFKIPFLIRQKIITSLDPPCSRSADWRTLAQKLHLDSHLSFFASKPSPTAMILNLWEARHFPNGNLSQLAAAVAGLGQPNAGLFTVSEAEC, encoded by the exons GTGCCCAGCAGAGCGCCACAGCGGCCAACCCCGTGCCAGGCGGGCCCCCCGACCTGCTGCCCCACTTCCTGCTGGAGCCCGAGGACGTGTACATCGTGAAGAACAAGCCGGTACTGCTGGCCTGCAAGGCCACGCCCGCCACGCAGATCTTCTTCAAGTGCAACAGCGAGTGGGTGCGCCAGGCTGACCATGTCATTGAACGCAGCGCAGACGCGGCCAGCG GGCTGCCAGCCATGGAGGTGAGAATCAACGTATCCAGGCAGCAGGTGGAGAAGGTGTTTGGGCTGGAGGAGTACTGGTGCCAGTGCGTGGCCTGGAGCACGTCGGGTACCACCAAGAGCCAGAAGGCCTACATCCGCATCGCCT ACTTGCGCAAGAACTTTGAGCAGGAGCCGCAGGCCAAGGAGGTGGCCCTGGAGCAGGGGGTTGTGCTGCCCTGCCGCCCACCCGAGGGCATCCCCCTGGCCGAG GTGGAGTGGCTGCGGAATGAGGACCCGGTGGACCCGGCGCTGGACCCCAATGTGTACATCACGCGGGAGCACAGCCTGGTGGTGAGGCGGGCACGCCTGGCGGACACGGCTAACTACACCTGCGTGGCCAAGAACATCGTGGCCCGCCGTCGCAGTGCCTCGGCCGCTGTCACCGTCTACG TGGACGGCAGCTGGAGCCCTTGGAGCAAGTGGTCAGCCTGCGGGCTGGATTGCACGCACTGGCGGAGCCGCGAGTGCGCTGACCCGGCGCCCCGCAACGGAGGCGAAGACTGCCCAGGGGCAGGCCTGGACACCCGAAACTGCACCAGCGACCTCTGCGCGCCCA CCACATCCGGCCCCGAGGACGTGGCCTTATACGTGGGCCTCATCGCTGTGGCCGTgtgcctcctgctgctgctgctggtgctggtCCTGGTGTACTGTCGAAAGAAGGAGGGGCTAGACTCCGACGTGGCTGACTCCTCCATCCTCACCTCGGGCTTCCAGCCCGTCAGCATCAAGCCCAGCAAAGCAG ACAACCCGCACCTACTCACCATCCAGCCCgacctcagcaccaccaccaccacctaccaGGGCAGCCTGTGCCCCCGGCAGGATGGGCCGGGCCCCAAGTTCCAGCTCAGCAACGGCCACCTGCTGAGCCCACTGGGCAGTGGCCGACACACACTACACCACAGCTCCCCCACCTCCGAGGCCGAGGACTTTGTTGCCCGCCTGTCCACCCAGAGCTACTTCCGCTCCTTGCCACGAGGTGTCAGCAACATGGCCTACGGGACCTTCAACTTCCTGGGGGGCCGACTGATGATCCCCAACACAG GCGTCAGTCTCCTCATCCCCCCAGACGCCATCCCACGGGGCAAGATCTACGAGGTCTACCTCACACTGCACAAGCCGGAGGACGTGAG GTTGCCCCTAGCTGGCGGCCAGACCCTGCTGAGTCCCATCGTTAGCTGTGGGCCCCCCGGGGTGCTGCTCACCAGGCCCGTCATCCTCGCCATGGACCACTGTGGGGAGCCTGGCCCCGACAGCTGGAGCCTGCACCTCAAGAAGCAGTCATGCGAGGGCAGCTGGGAG GACGTGCTGCACTTGGGCGAGGAGGCGCCCTCCCACCTCTACTACTGCCAGCTGGATGCAGGCGCCTGCTATGTGTTCACGGAGCAGCTGGGCCGCTTCGCCTTGGTGGGGGAGGCCCTCAGCGTGGCGGCTGCCAAACGTCTCAAGCTGCTGCTGTTTGCGCCACTGGCCTGCACCTCCCTGGAATACAACATCCGGGTCTACTGCCTGCATGACACACATGAGGCGGTCAAG GAAGTGGTGCAGCTGGAGAAGCAGCTGGGCGGGCAGCTGATCCAGGAGCCTCGTGAGCTGCGTTTCAAGGACAGCTACCACAACCTGCGACTGTCCGTGCACGACGTGCCCAGTTCCCTGTGGAAGAGCAAGCTGCTCGTCAGCTACCAG GAGATTCCCTTCTACCACATCTGGAATGGCACGCAGCCCCACCAGCACTGTACCTTCACCCTGGAGCGCGTCAGCCCCAACACCAGCGAGCTGGCCTGCAAGGTGTGGGTGTGGCAGGTGGAGGGCGATGGGCAGAGCTTCAATATCAACCTCAACATCACCAAG GACACGAGATTCTCTGAGCTGCTGGCGCTGGAGAGCGAAGGAGGAGTCCCAGCCCTGGTGGGGCCCAGTGCCTTCAAGATCCCCTTCCTCATTCGGCAGAAGATCATTACCAGCCTGGACCCACCCTGCAGCCGGAGCGCCGACTGGCGGACTCTGGCCCAGAAACTCCACCTGGACAG ccatcTCAGCTTCTTTGCCTCCAAGCCCAGCCCCACCGCCATGATCCTCAACCTGTGGGAGGCGCGGCACTTCCCCAACGGCAACCTCAGCCAGCTGGCCGCTGCAGTGGCCGGGCTGGGCCAGCCAAATGCCGGGCTCTTCACAGTGTCGGAGGCCGAGTGCTGA